Proteins encoded together in one Sphingomonas radiodurans window:
- a CDS encoding cisplatin damage response ATP-dependent DNA ligase encodes MHAFAQLLDSLIYTRSRNAKLKLIGDYLRDTPDPDRGWAMAALTGDLDIPGVKPAVIRGLIEERVDPVLYRMSRDFVGDSAETIALLWPTPDAPAVDAAPLTVSAVVDQLMHLPRGEAPAVLAGMLDALDADERFALLKMATGALRVGVSARLAKQALANAFGIDVEAVEEVWHGIDAPYASLFAWAEGRGEQPTAADVPVFRPFMLAHPLEDLRVDLADYAAEWKWDGIRVQIVHVAGETRLYSRTGDDVTRAFPDVAAAFSAFGAVDGELLVKGEAQGGALGAGGDGGGGAASFNALQQRLGRKVVSAKMLEEAPAFVRLYDILFDGAEDLRALPWHERRGRLEAFAARLDPERFDVSALIEAKDFTDLEGIRAGARDAAIEGVMLKRRDSPYVTGRRVGLWYKWKRDPLTADCVMMYAQRGSGRRSSFYSDYTFGCWTPEGELLPVGKAYSGITDEELKLLDKFVRTKTVNRFGPVREVEKTLVLEIAFDSIHESKRHKSGVAMRFPRIARIRMDKPAAEADTVAGLRRLIT; translated from the coding sequence ATGCACGCCTTCGCGCAGCTTCTCGATTCGCTGATTTATACCCGCTCGCGCAATGCGAAGCTGAAGCTGATCGGCGATTATCTGCGCGATACGCCCGATCCCGATCGCGGCTGGGCGATGGCGGCGCTGACCGGGGATCTCGACATTCCGGGTGTGAAGCCGGCGGTGATCCGCGGGCTGATCGAGGAGCGGGTCGATCCGGTGCTGTACCGGATGAGCCGCGATTTCGTCGGGGATTCGGCGGAGACGATTGCGCTGCTGTGGCCGACGCCCGACGCGCCGGCGGTGGATGCTGCGCCGCTGACCGTCTCGGCGGTGGTCGATCAGTTGATGCATTTGCCGCGCGGCGAGGCGCCGGCGGTGCTGGCCGGGATGCTCGATGCGCTCGACGCGGACGAGCGGTTCGCGTTGCTCAAGATGGCGACGGGAGCGTTGCGGGTCGGGGTGTCGGCGCGGCTGGCGAAGCAGGCGCTGGCGAATGCGTTCGGGATAGATGTCGAGGCGGTCGAGGAGGTGTGGCACGGGATCGATGCGCCGTACGCCTCGCTGTTCGCCTGGGCCGAGGGGCGCGGTGAGCAGCCGACCGCGGCGGACGTGCCGGTGTTCCGGCCGTTCATGCTCGCGCATCCGCTGGAGGATCTGCGCGTCGACCTTGCCGATTATGCGGCCGAGTGGAAGTGGGACGGAATCCGCGTCCAGATTGTCCATGTCGCGGGCGAGACGCGGCTGTACAGCCGGACCGGTGATGATGTGACGCGCGCGTTTCCGGATGTCGCGGCGGCGTTTTCGGCGTTCGGGGCGGTCGACGGCGAGTTGCTGGTGAAGGGTGAGGCGCAGGGTGGAGCGCTCGGCGCCGGCGGTGATGGGGGAGGCGGCGCGGCGAGCTTCAATGCGTTGCAGCAGCGGCTCGGGCGCAAGGTCGTGTCGGCGAAGATGCTGGAAGAGGCACCGGCGTTCGTGCGGCTCTATGACATCCTGTTCGACGGGGCGGAGGATCTGCGCGCGCTGCCGTGGCATGAGCGGCGCGGGCGGCTGGAGGCGTTTGCAGCGCGGCTCGATCCCGAGCGGTTCGATGTCAGCGCGTTGATCGAGGCAAAGGATTTCACCGATCTCGAAGGCATTCGTGCCGGTGCGCGGGATGCCGCGATCGAGGGGGTGATGCTGAAGCGGCGCGATTCGCCGTACGTTACCGGGCGGCGCGTCGGGCTGTGGTACAAGTGGAAGCGCGATCCGCTGACCGCCGATTGCGTGATGATGTATGCGCAACGCGGCAGCGGGCGGCGATCGTCGTTCTACAGCGATTATACCTTCGGGTGCTGGACGCCGGAGGGCGAGCTGCTGCCGGTGGGCAAGGCCTATTCGGGGATTACCGACGAGGAATTGAAGCTGCTCGACAAGTTCGTGCGGACGAAGACGGTCAACCGCTTCGGGCCGGTGCGCGAGGTGGAGAAGACGCTGGTGCTGGAGATCGCGTTCGATTCGATTCACGAATCGAAGCGGCACAAGTCCGGCGTGGCGATGCGCTTTCCGCGGATTGCGCGGATCAGGATGGATAAGCCGGCGGCTGAGGCGGATACGGTGGCAGGGCTGCGGCGGCTGATTACGTGA
- a CDS encoding sterol desaturase family protein: MALPDPVQIAVPGFVLLVVAEMIVARIKDRTRYEPRDTLTSLGLGLGSTIAGVLSAGAVFALATWLHQFRLFDIGYAWYWFVIAFVIDDLAYYVFHRSAHRVRWFWASHVIHHSSQHYNLSTALRQTWTGFVSLGFLFRLPLFLIGFPPALVFFVAGLNLIYQFWIHTEAIHRLPRWFEAVMNTPSHHRVHHATNPRYLDRNYAGVFIVWDRMFGTYEPERDDDRPRYGIVHQLGSFNLIWAAFHEWIGIARDAWTAPWGSKLGYLWRPPGWSHDGSRATSESIRAAWSAREDRRRTRQDQPDRSATLPGDALLQPERGDAERGHHPRLA, translated from the coding sequence ATGGCGCTACCCGACCCCGTGCAGATCGCCGTGCCCGGCTTCGTGCTGCTGGTGGTCGCCGAGATGATCGTCGCGCGCATCAAGGATCGTACGCGCTACGAGCCGCGCGACACGCTCACCTCGTTGGGCCTCGGGCTCGGCAGCACCATCGCTGGCGTCCTCTCCGCCGGCGCAGTGTTCGCGCTCGCCACCTGGCTCCACCAGTTCCGCCTCTTCGATATCGGCTATGCCTGGTACTGGTTCGTCATCGCCTTCGTGATCGACGATCTGGCCTATTACGTCTTCCACCGCTCGGCGCACCGCGTCCGCTGGTTCTGGGCAAGCCACGTCATCCACCACAGCTCGCAACACTATAACCTCTCCACCGCGCTGCGGCAGACATGGACCGGCTTCGTCAGCCTCGGCTTCCTCTTCCGCCTGCCCTTGTTCCTGATCGGCTTTCCGCCCGCGCTGGTCTTCTTCGTCGCCGGGCTGAACCTGATCTACCAGTTCTGGATCCACACCGAGGCGATCCACCGACTGCCGCGCTGGTTCGAGGCGGTGATGAACACGCCCTCGCACCACCGCGTCCACCACGCCACCAACCCACGCTACCTCGACCGCAACTATGCCGGCGTGTTCATCGTCTGGGACAGAATGTTCGGCACGTACGAGCCCGAGCGTGACGATGATCGCCCGCGCTACGGCATCGTCCACCAGCTCGGCAGCTTCAACCTGATCTGGGCGGCGTTCCACGAATGGATCGGCATCGCGCGCGACGCCTGGACCGCGCCCTGGGGCTCCAAGCTCGGCTACCTCTGGCGCCCGCCCGGCTGGAGCCACGACGGCAGCCGCGCGACCAGCGAGAGCATCCGCGCCGCCTGGTCAGCCCGCGAGGATCGCCGCCGCACCCGCCAGGATCAGCCCGACCGCAGCGCTACGCTGCCAGGTGACGCGCTCCTTCAGCCCGAACGCGGCGATGCCGAGCGCGGTCACCATCCCCGTCTCGCGTAG
- a CDS encoding TIGR01244 family sulfur transferase, protein MLDIRRIDDRISVAPQIDPEDIAAIKAAGFVAIVNNRPDGEEGGQPTGDAIRAAAEDHGLAYTAIPITHAGFAMPQVTAMIDALGSANGPVLAYCRSGTRSCNLWALSQAGLGADQDTLVAQARGAGYDLTGLRPLMDAVAGNQ, encoded by the coding sequence ATGCTCGACATCCGCCGCATCGACGATCGCATCTCGGTCGCCCCGCAGATCGACCCCGAAGATATCGCCGCCATCAAGGCCGCGGGCTTCGTCGCGATCGTCAACAACCGCCCCGACGGCGAGGAAGGCGGCCAGCCGACCGGCGACGCGATCCGCGCCGCCGCCGAGGATCACGGCCTCGCCTATACCGCGATCCCGATCACCCATGCCGGCTTCGCCATGCCGCAAGTCACCGCGATGATCGACGCACTGGGCAGCGCGAACGGCCCGGTGCTCGCCTATTGCCGCTCGGGTACGCGCTCGTGCAACCTGTGGGCACTGTCGCAAGCCGGGCTCGGCGCGGACCAGGATACGCTCGTCGCGCAGGCACGTGGCGCCGGCTATGATCTCACCGGCCTGCGCCCCTTGATGGATGCGGTAGCCGGCAACCAATGA
- the recQ gene encoding DNA helicase RecQ — protein MSADPKPVLQRIFGFPDFRGVQRHVVDRVLAGQSTLAVMPTGAGKSLTYQLPATMLDGTCVVVSPLIALMHDQLRAAEAVGIRAATLTSVDENRAETRTRFLDGELDLLYIAPERASTADFRDLLDRGRVALFAIDEAHCVSEWGHDFRPDYRLLRPLLDRYPGIPRLALTATADAHTRADILEQLGIPTEGMIVSGFDRPNIRYSIAPRDNTTRQITDLIRDTPGAGIVYVQSRAGTEKLAAALAATGRPVRAYHAGLDPAVRRKNQADFVASEDMVICATVAFGMGIDKPDVRFVAHAGLPKSIEAYYQETGRAGRDGDPAVAHLFWGADDFARARQRIGEVEPARQPGERQRLNSLGALVETPGCRRRILLAHFGEQPPETCGNCDNCLSPPAALDATETARKYLSAVFRTGQSFGASYVEEVLTGKSSERSLMNGHEALSVWKIVDGDEQALLKPVGRALLLRDALRANEHGGLEFGPGARALLKGEDTLALVVPPKRERRRRGDTVQNPVGDPLFEALRARRREIAQETGMPPYVIFHDSVLREMATVRPATLAAMGRLTGVGQRKLDAYGEAFLRVIREN, from the coding sequence ATGTCCGCAGATCCCAAGCCAGTTCTCCAGCGCATCTTCGGCTTCCCCGATTTCCGCGGCGTCCAGCGCCACGTCGTCGATCGCGTGCTTGCCGGGCAGTCGACGCTCGCAGTGATGCCGACCGGCGCGGGCAAGTCGCTGACGTATCAACTCCCCGCGACAATGCTCGATGGCACGTGTGTCGTCGTCTCGCCGCTGATCGCACTGATGCACGATCAGCTCCGCGCCGCCGAAGCCGTCGGCATCCGTGCCGCCACGCTAACGAGCGTCGACGAGAACCGCGCCGAAACCCGCACGCGTTTTCTCGATGGCGAGCTCGACCTGCTCTACATCGCGCCCGAACGCGCCTCGACCGCCGATTTCCGCGACCTGCTCGATCGCGGCCGGGTGGCGCTGTTCGCGATCGACGAGGCACATTGCGTCAGCGAATGGGGGCACGATTTCCGCCCCGATTACCGCCTGCTGCGCCCTTTGCTCGATCGCTACCCCGGCATTCCCCGGCTCGCGCTGACCGCCACGGCTGACGCGCATACCCGCGCCGACATCCTCGAACAGCTCGGCATTCCGACCGAGGGCATGATCGTATCGGGCTTCGATCGGCCCAACATCCGTTATTCGATCGCGCCGCGCGACAATACGACGCGGCAGATCACCGATCTGATCCGCGACACGCCCGGCGCGGGCATCGTCTACGTCCAGTCGCGGGCCGGCACCGAGAAGCTCGCCGCCGCGCTCGCCGCCACCGGCCGCCCGGTGCGCGCCTATCACGCCGGGCTCGATCCGGCGGTGCGGCGGAAGAACCAGGCCGATTTCGTCGCCAGCGAAGATATGGTGATCTGCGCCACCGTCGCGTTCGGCATGGGGATCGACAAGCCCGACGTCCGCTTCGTCGCCCACGCCGGCCTGCCAAAATCGATCGAGGCCTATTACCAGGAAACCGGCCGCGCCGGGCGCGATGGCGATCCCGCGGTCGCGCATCTCTTCTGGGGCGCCGACGATTTCGCCCGCGCCCGCCAGCGGATCGGCGAGGTCGAGCCCGCGCGCCAGCCCGGCGAACGCCAGCGCCTCAATTCGCTCGGCGCTTTGGTCGAAACCCCCGGCTGCCGCCGCCGCATCCTCCTCGCGCACTTCGGCGAACAGCCGCCCGAAACCTGCGGCAATTGCGACAATTGCCTCTCGCCCCCCGCCGCGCTCGACGCGACCGAAACGGCGCGCAAATATCTCTCCGCCGTGTTCCGCACCGGCCAAAGCTTCGGTGCCTCCTATGTCGAGGAAGTGCTCACCGGCAAATCGTCCGAGCGCAGCCTGATGAACGGGCACGAGGCGCTGTCGGTGTGGAAGATCGTCGACGGCGACGAACAGGCGCTGCTCAAGCCCGTCGGTCGCGCGCTGCTGCTGCGCGACGCGTTGCGCGCGAACGAGCACGGCGGGCTCGAATTCGGCCCCGGCGCGCGCGCGCTGCTGAAGGGCGAGGACACGCTCGCGCTCGTCGTGCCGCCCAAGCGCGAACGCCGCAGGCGCGGCGATACGGTGCAGAACCCCGTCGGCGATCCCTTGTTCGAAGCGCTGCGCGCACGCCGCCGCGAGATCGCGCAGGAAACCGGCATGCCGCCGTACGTGATCTTCCACGATTCGGTGCTGCGCGAAATGGCCACCGTCCGCCCTGCGACGCTCGCCGCGATGGGCCGGCTGACCGGCGTCGGCCAACGCAAGCTCGACGCTTATGGCGAAGCGTTCCTGCGGGTGATCCGAGAGAATTGA
- a CDS encoding GNAT family N-acetyltransferase, with protein MKKVRDNRAEQEFELEVDGHRALAAYQREGNRIVFTHTTVPPAIEGRGVASKLIRAALDSARDQRLKVVPQCAFVAGFIRKHPEYRDLVA; from the coding sequence ATGAAGAAAGTACGCGACAACCGGGCCGAACAGGAATTCGAGCTGGAGGTGGACGGCCATCGCGCGCTGGCGGCCTATCAGCGCGAGGGCAACCGGATCGTGTTCACGCACACGACGGTGCCGCCGGCGATCGAGGGGCGCGGCGTGGCGTCGAAGCTGATCCGCGCGGCGCTCGACAGCGCGCGCGACCAGCGGCTGAAGGTGGTGCCGCAATGCGCGTTCGTTGCGGGGTTCATCCGCAAGCATCCGGAGTATCGGGATCTGGTGGCGTAG
- a CDS encoding ABCB family ABC transporter ATP-binding protein/permease, giving the protein MPPIDTTIRSPDRPLGPTLRRFLPYLWPSDAPGMKLRVSIAMVLVVMSKLVQVYGAPFALQGAVDGMAGVPRSPASLVILLVVGYAAARFGSTLFDNLRNTVFESVGQEATRRLASQVFRHLHDLSLRFHLERRTGAVTKVVERGTKSIDTMLYFLLFNIAPTVLELTLVIGIFWVKFGWPLVAATLVMVVVYIWFTRMVTDWRAALRERMNDLDTGAVSHAVDSLLNFETVKYFGAEEREARRYGAAMSAYAKAAVRSENSLAWLNVGQAAITNLMLGGGMAFVVWGWAQGRFTAGDVVLVSTLLAQLFRPLDLLGMVYRTIRQGVIDMGAMFDLVDTPSEVVDAPGAPPLAVSTGHIRFENVHFGYDPDRDILKGIDLDIPAGSTIAVVGPSGAGKSTLARLLYRFYDLTGGRITIDGQDIARVTQASLRGAIGIVPQDTVLFNDTIGYNIAYGREGADEAEVHAAARGAAIAGFIEGQSHGYDTRVGERGLKLSGGEKQRVAIARTLLKNPPVLILDEATSALDSRTEADIMATLEAIERGRTTLVIAHRLSTIVHADRIVVLEAGRIVEQGTHAELLRTGGTYAELWARQASEQREALVNV; this is encoded by the coding sequence ATGCCGCCAATCGATACGACGATCCGCAGTCCCGATCGCCCGCTCGGGCCAACGCTGCGCCGCTTCCTCCCCTATCTCTGGCCGAGCGACGCGCCGGGCATGAAGCTGCGCGTCTCGATCGCGATGGTGCTGGTCGTGATGTCGAAGCTCGTCCAGGTCTATGGCGCGCCCTTCGCGCTGCAGGGCGCGGTGGATGGCATGGCCGGCGTGCCGCGCTCGCCCGCCTCGCTCGTGATCCTGCTTGTCGTCGGCTATGCCGCGGCGCGCTTCGGCAGCACCCTGTTCGACAATCTGCGCAACACCGTGTTCGAAAGCGTCGGCCAGGAAGCCACCCGCCGCCTCGCGAGCCAAGTGTTCCGCCACCTCCACGATCTGTCGCTGCGCTTCCACCTCGAACGCCGCACCGGCGCGGTCACCAAGGTGGTCGAGCGCGGCACAAAGAGCATCGATACGATGCTCTATTTCCTGCTGTTCAACATCGCCCCGACGGTGCTCGAGCTCACGCTCGTCATCGGCATCTTCTGGGTAAAGTTCGGCTGGCCGCTCGTCGCCGCGACGCTGGTGATGGTCGTCGTCTACATCTGGTTCACGCGGATGGTGACCGACTGGCGCGCCGCCTTGCGCGAGCGGATGAACGATCTCGATACCGGCGCGGTGTCGCATGCGGTCGATTCGCTGCTGAACTTCGAGACGGTCAAATATTTCGGCGCCGAGGAGCGCGAGGCGCGCCGCTATGGCGCGGCCATGTCCGCCTATGCCAAGGCCGCGGTCCGCTCGGAAAACAGCCTCGCATGGCTCAACGTCGGCCAGGCCGCGATCACCAATCTGATGCTCGGCGGCGGCATGGCGTTCGTCGTCTGGGGCTGGGCGCAGGGCCGCTTCACCGCGGGCGACGTCGTGCTCGTCTCGACGCTGCTCGCACAATTGTTCCGCCCGCTCGATCTGCTCGGCATGGTCTATCGCACGATCCGCCAGGGGGTGATCGACATGGGCGCGATGTTCGACCTCGTCGATACGCCGTCTGAAGTGGTCGACGCCCCCGGCGCACCGCCGCTCGCGGTCAGCACCGGGCATATCCGCTTCGAGAACGTCCACTTCGGCTATGATCCCGATCGCGACATCCTCAAGGGCATTGATCTCGACATCCCGGCGGGCAGCACGATCGCCGTCGTCGGCCCATCGGGCGCGGGCAAGTCGACGCTCGCGCGGCTGCTGTACCGCTTCTACGATCTCACCGGCGGGCGGATCACGATCGACGGGCAGGATATCGCGCGCGTGACGCAGGCGAGCCTGCGCGGCGCGATCGGCATCGTCCCGCAGGATACCGTGCTGTTCAACGACACGATCGGCTACAACATCGCCTACGGCCGCGAAGGCGCCGACGAAGCCGAAGTCCACGCCGCCGCCCGCGGCGCCGCAATCGCCGGCTTCATCGAAGGCCAGTCGCACGGCTACGACACCCGCGTCGGCGAGCGCGGGCTGAAGCTGTCGGGCGGTGAGAAGCAGCGCGTCGCGATCGCACGCACCCTGCTCAAGAACCCGCCCGTCCTGATCCTCGACGAAGCCACCTCCGCGCTCGACAGCCGGACGGAGGCGGACATCATGGCGACGCTCGAGGCGATCGAGCGCGGCCGCACCACGCTCGTCATCGCACACCGCCTCTCGACGATCGTCCACGCCGATCGCATCGTCGTGCTCGAGGCCGGCCGGATCGTCGAACAGGGCACCCACGCCGAACTGCTGCGCACCGGCGGCACCTATGCCGAACTATGGGCGCGGCAGGCGAGCGAGCAGCGCGAGGCCTTGGTGAACGTCTGA
- a CDS encoding S9 family peptidase, with the protein MLDATKVLLAATGLTLAAAPALAAPGDVPLIERAKLFGNPEKTGARLSPDGKWISFIAPRDGVLNVWVAPAADPAAARALTAEKTRPIRQAFWAPDSSQVLFVNDKGGDENFHMYGVAVAGGEARDYTPFDKVRVMPIGESSTIKDRILIGVNNRDPRWHDVHSLDLKTGKLTLVMQNDGYGGFMADDALTVRLASRPRADGGDDWFKVVGNKAEATPVASYGLDDASNTGPLGFTSDGKTLYWMDSRDRDTSAIMAQDAAGKMTLVAQDPRVDLASGLFNPKSGTIEAYQQDYLKSEYVPVGDAVKADLDFLKAQNKGEFTVTSRTQADDKWLVAFDAVSAPASTWVYDRTAKALKQLYVSRPALVGAPLVPMHPAVIKSRDGLDLVSYLTLPKGADANGDGKADAPVPMVLFVHGGPWGRDVYGYNSYHQWMANRGYAVLSVNFRASTGFGKKFLAAGNMEWGKKMHDDLIDAVDWAVKEGVTTKDKVAIMGGSYGGYATLAGLAFTPDAFACGVDIVGPSNLNTLLGSIPAYWEAGKQQMYRRMGDPTKPEGQAILKERSPLFAADKIKRPLLIGQGANDPRVNVRESDQIVDAMKAKNIPVTYVVFPDEGHGFARPVNNIAFNAVTENFLASCLGGRAEPIGDALKASTAEIRHGAQFVKGLEATTAPAAGQ; encoded by the coding sequence ATGCTCGATGCGACCAAGGTGCTGCTCGCCGCGACCGGACTTACGCTGGCGGCGGCCCCCGCGCTTGCCGCCCCCGGCGATGTGCCGCTGATCGAACGGGCGAAGCTGTTCGGCAATCCCGAGAAGACCGGCGCGCGCCTCTCGCCCGACGGCAAGTGGATCAGCTTCATCGCGCCGCGTGATGGCGTGCTCAACGTCTGGGTCGCGCCCGCCGCCGATCCCGCCGCTGCGCGCGCGCTGACGGCGGAAAAGACGCGCCCGATCCGCCAGGCCTTCTGGGCGCCCGATTCGAGCCAGGTACTGTTCGTCAACGACAAGGGCGGCGACGAGAACTTCCATATGTACGGTGTCGCCGTCGCCGGCGGCGAGGCGCGCGATTACACGCCGTTCGACAAGGTGCGCGTGATGCCGATCGGCGAGAGCAGCACGATCAAGGACCGCATCCTGATCGGCGTGAACAACCGCGATCCACGCTGGCACGACGTCCACAGCCTCGATCTCAAAACCGGCAAGCTGACGCTGGTGATGCAGAACGACGGCTATGGCGGGTTCATGGCGGACGACGCGCTCACCGTCCGCCTCGCTTCACGCCCGCGCGCCGATGGCGGCGACGATTGGTTCAAGGTGGTGGGCAACAAGGCGGAAGCCACGCCGGTCGCCTCGTACGGGCTCGACGACGCGTCGAACACCGGCCCGCTCGGCTTCACCAGCGATGGCAAGACGCTCTACTGGATGGACTCGCGCGATCGCGACACCAGCGCGATCATGGCGCAGGATGCGGCGGGCAAGATGACGCTCGTCGCGCAGGACCCGCGCGTCGATCTCGCCAGCGGCCTGTTCAATCCCAAGTCGGGCACGATCGAGGCGTACCAGCAGGATTATCTCAAGTCCGAATATGTGCCGGTCGGTGATGCGGTGAAGGCCGATCTCGACTTCCTGAAAGCGCAGAACAAGGGCGAGTTCACCGTCACCAGCCGCACGCAGGCCGACGACAAGTGGCTCGTCGCGTTCGACGCGGTGTCCGCCCCGGCCTCGACCTGGGTCTACGATCGCACCGCCAAGGCGCTGAAGCAGCTTTACGTCTCGCGCCCCGCGCTCGTCGGCGCGCCGCTCGTGCCGATGCACCCCGCCGTGATCAAATCGCGCGACGGGCTCGATCTCGTTTCGTACCTCACGCTCCCCAAGGGCGCCGACGCGAACGGCGACGGCAAGGCCGATGCGCCGGTGCCGATGGTGCTGTTCGTCCACGGCGGGCCATGGGGCCGCGACGTCTATGGCTACAACAGCTACCACCAGTGGATGGCGAACCGCGGCTATGCCGTGCTCTCGGTCAACTTCCGCGCCTCGACCGGATTCGGGAAGAAATTCCTCGCCGCCGGCAACATGGAATGGGGCAAAAAGATGCACGACGACCTGATCGACGCGGTCGATTGGGCGGTGAAGGAAGGCGTAACCACCAAGGACAAGGTCGCCATCATGGGCGGCTCGTATGGCGGCTATGCCACGCTTGCTGGCCTTGCCTTCACGCCCGACGCGTTCGCGTGCGGCGTCGATATCGTCGGCCCGTCGAACCTCAACACGCTGCTCGGCTCGATCCCGGCTTATTGGGAGGCGGGCAAGCAGCAAATGTACCGCCGCATGGGCGATCCGACCAAGCCCGAGGGCCAGGCGATCCTCAAGGAACGCTCGCCCTTGTTCGCCGCCGACAAGATCAAGCGCCCGCTGCTGATCGGCCAGGGCGCCAACGATCCGCGCGTCAACGTGCGCGAAAGCGATCAGATCGTCGACGCGATGAAGGCGAAGAACATTCCGGTGACGTATGTGGTGTTTCCGGACGAGGGCCATGGCTTCGCGCGTCCGGTGAACAACATCGCGTTCAACGCGGTGACCGAGAACTTCCTCGCCTCGTGCCTCGGCGGCCGCGCCGAACCGATCGGTGACGCGCTGAAGGCCTCGACCGCGGAAATCCGGCACGGCGCGCAGTTCGTGAAAGGGCTGGAAGCGACCACGGCGCCCGCGGCAGGGCAATAG
- a CDS encoding NupC/NupG family nucleoside CNT transporter: protein MSRFLIGIAGIVVILALALALSTDRRAIRPRVVLSAFALQVGIAVLVLYVDMGKRILSAMSGGVSNLLGYAKAGVDFLFGPLASPAIGGNSFAIAALPVIIFFASLVSILYYLGIMQFVVRWLGGAIEKVIGVSKVESLCAAANVFVGQSESPLVIRPYLAGLTPPQLFTVMTSGMAGVAGTILAAYASMGIRIDYLLAASFMAAPGGILMAKIIMPDSTVPPEGELPLGDIPDADAEIRISEARMAGASIAAVPDELTPGEPMPQATHDEEKPANLIMAAAQGAQTGVRLAVAVGAMVLAFVALVALANGILGGIGGMFGYPLLSFQQILGYIFAPIMFLINIPWDEALRAGGLFGEKIVLNEFVAYIDLGKQAAALSPRTVAIVTFALCGFANFSSIAIQMAVTGSLAPNQRPMIAKLGIRALLAGSLANLMSAALAGLLLG from the coding sequence TTGAGCCGTTTCCTTATCGGCATCGCCGGGATCGTCGTGATCCTGGCGCTCGCCCTCGCCCTGTCGACCGATCGCCGTGCGATCCGCCCGCGTGTCGTGCTCAGCGCCTTTGCGCTACAAGTCGGCATCGCGGTGCTCGTGCTCTACGTCGATATGGGCAAGCGCATCCTGTCGGCGATGTCGGGCGGCGTCTCGAACCTGCTCGGCTATGCCAAGGCGGGCGTCGATTTCCTGTTCGGCCCGCTCGCCAGTCCAGCGATCGGCGGCAACAGCTTCGCGATCGCTGCGCTGCCGGTGATCATCTTCTTCGCCAGCCTGGTGTCGATCCTCTACTATCTCGGGATCATGCAATTCGTCGTCCGCTGGCTCGGCGGCGCGATCGAAAAAGTGATCGGCGTCTCGAAGGTCGAAAGCCTGTGCGCCGCCGCGAACGTCTTCGTCGGCCAGTCCGAATCGCCGCTCGTGATCCGGCCGTATCTTGCAGGCCTCACCCCGCCGCAGCTGTTCACCGTGATGACGAGCGGAATGGCCGGCGTCGCCGGCACGATCCTGGCCGCCTATGCCTCGATGGGCATCCGCATCGATTATCTCCTCGCCGCGAGCTTCATGGCCGCGCCAGGCGGCATCCTGATGGCGAAGATCATCATGCCCGATTCGACCGTGCCCCCCGAAGGCGAACTTCCACTCGGTGACATTCCCGACGCCGATGCCGAGATCCGCATCTCCGAAGCGCGCATGGCGGGCGCCAGCATCGCCGCAGTGCCCGATGAACTCACCCCCGGCGAGCCAATGCCGCAAGCAACGCACGACGAGGAGAAGCCCGCCAACCTCATCATGGCCGCCGCGCAAGGCGCGCAGACCGGCGTGCGGCTCGCCGTCGCGGTCGGCGCGATGGTGCTAGCGTTCGTCGCCTTGGTGGCGCTCGCCAACGGCATCCTCGGCGGGATCGGGGGCATGTTCGGCTATCCGCTGCTCAGCTTCCAGCAGATCCTCGGCTATATCTTCGCGCCGATCATGTTCCTCATCAACATTCCGTGGGACGAAGCACTGCGCGCGGGCGGGCTATTCGGCGAGAAGATCGTGCTCAACGAATTCGTCGCCTACATCGATCTCGGAAAGCAAGCGGCGGCGCTATCCCCGCGCACCGTCGCGATCGTCACCTTCGCGCTTTGCGGCTTTGCGAACTTCTCCTCGATCGCGATTCAGATGGCGGTGACCGGGAGCCTTGCGCCCAACCAGCGGCCAATGATCGCGAAGCTCGGCATCCGCGCCTTGCTTGCGGGCAGTCTTGCTAACCTGATGTCGGCGGCGCTCGCAGGGCTGTTGCTGGGGTAA